A window from Dysidea avara chromosome 2, odDysAvar1.4, whole genome shotgun sequence encodes these proteins:
- the LOC136247160 gene encoding uncharacterized protein, whose amino-acid sequence MPRRLCWHFSLKDTQPADGVYIGVGNQVLSKYGLIKDVALSPQDGDEWIKATFQTNSKAKVLNVAEFEWNKNEFCRQFKNCGLTESFVDIFKGATIEMQPNGDDSNQQPTVIQPSNKRRRIEAMIPASHSVRRAPQDQDENDEFNGARMDESIRSYFKGYYELPVNCLKPPCEEWLVRDCSEKMVTQLKIEMIANNFSDVQPLLAIVDIGSNDTYNSNNKEGYKYSTVGGNHSRQALQELLSENPNLANNIQYSHRLCAVYLPMETKLVRRLASKHNRAASFHHDMNTWDWVVQCRKLLYEVSGTPDDQEPPTNRPDRWKDACSSVLALKVEQLDERMIFFLATLPNETFVILSSIFKKYLNGEFGYQNVPRSKKGIKSSLDLKGSTFKPFRALDISTIHELLLKIEDETMTIKEAMMQCGDIKKLHKIQQASIKGMELDTWEKAVEVYPQFATAEKLEPFKHLNFSKAELPPQFLNYCQYIKTPGNVSDINTDKLFSFNYLDCTSIFWKNSVSNITVNAIDTIFTTTTVRFTGFTLAVLDYAQSNDTDTDQMLDEIKTSMRIVRGLSTISAALNDVYDETQMAVCSLPVEKRRDVTSVNSLNEVTIGMLVAKSGVPTSLPMEHDNFFLKTKDQSYYDASTGKIVFQYQKPVALFETLLQLYTTPTDWTLLSPTGIGSMVIAALKQGRNILYIENNSINYIHAKIRAVKSMSLGFLEKDSHGSED is encoded by the exons ATGCCGAGACGATTGTGTTGGCATTTTTCCCTGAAGGATACTCAGCCAGCTGATGGAGTATACATAGGCGTTGGCAACCAAGTCTTGTCAAAATATGGGCTGATAAAGGATGTGGCGCTCAGTCCTCAGGACGGAGATGAATGGATAAAA GCTACTTTTCAGACAAATTCTAAGGCTAAGGTCCTGAATGTTGCAGAATTTGAGTGGAACAAGAATGAGTTTTGCAGACAATTCAAAAACTGCGGCTTAACTGAATCGTTCGTGGATATATTTAAAGGAGCTACCATTGAGATGCAGCCAAATGGAGATGATAGCAACCAACAACCAACTGTAATTCAGCCATCAAACAAGAGACGGCGCATTGAAGCCATGATTCCAGCTAGTCATAGTGTTAGACGTGCACCACAAGATCAGGATGAAAATGATGAATTTAATGGTGCCAGGATGGATGAATCTATCAGGTCATATTTTAAAG GTTACTATGAATTACCTGTCAACTGTTTGAAGCCTCCCTGTGAGGAGTGGCTAGTTAGGGATTGTTCGGAAAAAATGGTAACACAACTGAAAATTGAAATGATAGCCAACAATTTCAGCGATGTTCAACCTTTACTGGCTATTGTTGATATTGGAAGTAATGATACTTACAACTCAAACAACAAAGAGGGCTACAAATACTCTACAGTGGGTGGGAACCACTCCAGGCAAGCTTTACAAGAACTGCTATCTGAAAATCCAAATTTGGCCAACAACATACAATATAGTCATAGATTGTGTGCTGTTTATTTGCCAATGGAAACTAAATTAGTCAGACGCTTAGCGTCGAAGCATAACAGGGCGGCATCATTTCATCATGACATGAATACATGGGATTGG GTTGTTCAATGTCGCAAGCTCCTCTATGAGGTGTCAGGCACACCAGATGACCAGGAGCCACCAACTAATAGACCTGATAGATGGAAAGATGCCTGTTCCTCTGTACTGGCTTTGAAA GTAGAACAACTAGACGAAAGAATGATTTTCTTTCTTGCTACTCTACCAAATGAAACCTTTGTTATATTATCAAGCATTTTTAAGAAATACTTGAATGGAGAATTTGGCTACCAAAATGTGCCCAGAAGTAAAAAAGGTATAAAGTCTAGTCTTGATTTAAAAGGATCTACTTTCAAACCTTTTCGAGCATTAGACATTTCCACCATCCATGAGCTATTATTAAAAATAGAAGACGAGACAATGACAATAAAGGAAGCAATGATGCAGTGTGGTGACATAAAAAAGCTGCACAAGATACAGCAAGCATCCATTAAAGGAATGGAATTGGATACGTGGGAGAAGGCTGTTGAGGTATATCCTCAATTTGCGACGGCCGAGAAGCTTGAACCATTTAAGCATCTAAATTTTTCAAAGGCTGAACTACCTCCTCAGTTTCTCAACTATTGCCAATATATTAAGACTCCTGGTAATGTTAGTGATATCAATACAGACAAGTTATTTTCATTTAACTACTTGGATTGCACCAGCATATTTTGGAAGAACAGCGTTTCAAACATTACCGTTAATGCCATTGACACTATATTTACAACTACAACGGTTAGGTTCACAGGATTTACTCTAGCTGTACTGGATTATGCTCAATCAAATGATACAGACACTGACCAG ATGCTGGATGAGATTAAAACTTCAATGAGGATAGTGCGTGGG CTTAGCACCATTTCAGCTGCCCTAAATGATGTTTATGATGAAACTCAGATGGCTGTATGTTCACTACCTGTAGAAAAAAGAAGAG ATGTAACATCAGTAAATTCCCTTAATGAAGTAACAATTGGTATGTTAGTGGCAAAGAGTGGAGTACCCACATCACTACCAATGGAACacgacaatttttttttgaagaCAAAGGACCAATCTTACTATGATGCTTCAACTGGAAAGATTGTGTTTCAGTACCAGAAGCCAGTTGCATTGTTTGAGACTCTATTACAATTGTACACAACACCTACTGACTGGACTTTGTTATCGCCAACTGGAATTG GTTCCATGGTGATTGCTGCCTTGAAACAAGGGAGAAATATTCTGTACATCGAAAACAATAGCATAAACTACATCCATGCTAAAATCCGTGCTGTAAAATCGATGTCTCTTGGTTTTTTAGAAAAGGATAGTCATGGAAGTGAAGACTGA